One region of Phoenix dactylifera cultivar Barhee BC4 unplaced genomic scaffold, palm_55x_up_171113_PBpolish2nd_filt_p 000143F, whole genome shotgun sequence genomic DNA includes:
- the LOC120104922 gene encoding anthranilate O-methyltransferase 1-like, with amino-acid sequence MGMKVEQVLHMVGGAGETSYATNSRVQEKAIFEAKPIVEEALREVYKTALPESMVVADLGCSSGPNTFHVVFEAIDIVDDQSRRLGRPPPEILFFLNDLPGNDFNSIFQSLEVHEEKLKEEKQERIPPFYVVGVPGSFYGRLFPSRSVHFFHSSYCLMWLSQVPPGVESKTGVPLNKENIYISETSPPTVVESYQEQYRRDFTTFLKSRFQELGFGGRMVLSFLGGTNKYAPSGELSQLWGLLAEALNAMVLEGILQKEKVDAFNLPFYAPSMEEVRAVIQSVGLFDLDRVEIFKSNWDPFDDSSDDRIYDNIISGENVAKSIRAVIEPVIARNFGEQILDDLFSRYAKNVARHLLEEKTKHPVFVIALKIKV; translated from the exons ATGGGGATGAAGGTAGAGCAAGTTCTTCACATGGTTGGAGGTGCTGGAGAGACCAGCTACGCCACCAACTCCAGGGTTCAA GAGAAGGCAATATTTGAAGCAAAGCCCATAGTGGAGGAGGCCTTGAGAGAGGTCTATAAGACTGCCCTGCCTGAGAGCATGGTGGTGGCTGACTTGGGTTGCTCTTCTGGTCCTAACACATTTCATGTGGTTTTCGAGGCCATCGATATCGTGGACGATCAGAGCCGACGGCTGGGACGGCCCCCGCCGGAGATCCTGTTCTTCTTGAACGATCTCCCGGGGAATGACTTCAACAGTATTTTTCAGTCTTTGGAAGTACACGAGGAGAAATTAAAGGAAGAGAAGCAAGAGCGGATTCCGCCGTTCTATGTTGTGGGAGTGCCTGGCTCTTTCTATGGAAGGCTTTTCCCCTCTCGAAGCGTTCATTTCTTCCACTCTTCCTACTGTCTCATGTGGCTCTCTCAG GTTCCTCCAGGAGTTGAGAGTAAAACTGGTGTTCCATTAAACAAGGAAAACATTTACATATCAGAGACAAGTCCACCTACTGTGGTGGAATCATATCAAGAGCAATACCGCAGAGACTTCACGACATTTCTCAAGTCTCGTTTCCAAGAACTTGGTTTCGGAGGACGAATGGTCCTATCGTTTTTAGGAGGGACTAACAAATATGCACCGAGTGGAGAACTGAGCCAGCTTTGGGGACTACTGGCTGAGGCACTCAATGCTATGGTCCTAGAG GGTATCTTGCAAAAGGAAAAGGTGGATGCCTTCAATTTACCTTTTTACGCACCTTCTATGGAGGAGGTGAGGGCAGTGATACAAAGTGTAGGATTATTTGATCTTGATCGAGTAGAAATATTCAAGTCGAACTGGGATccatttgatgactctagtgatgaTCGCATATACGACAATATTATAAGCGGAGAAAATGTGGCAAAGTCTATAAGAGCAGTGATAGAACCCGTGATTGCACGTAACTTTGGGGAGCAGATACTTGATGATTTATTCTCAAGATATGCAAAGAATGTTGCAAGGCACCTCTTGGAGGAGAAGACCAAGCATCCTGTTTTTGTCATTGCTTTGAAGATAAAAGTGTGA
- the LOC120104925 gene encoding anthranilate O-methyltransferase 1-like → MGMKVEQVLHMVGGAGESSYATNSRVQEKAIFEAKPMVEEALREVYKTALPESMVVADLGCSSGPNAFHVVLEAIDIVDDQSRRLGRPPPEIMFFLNDLPGNDFNSIFQSLEGYEEKLKEEKRERILPFYVAGVPGSFYGRLFPSRSVHFFHSSFCLMWLSRVPPGVESNTGVPLNKENIYISETSPPAVVESYQEQYQRDFTTFLESRFQELGFGGRMVLSFLGRTSKYAPSGELSQLWGLLAEALNAMVLEGILQREKVDAFNLPFYTPSIEEVKAVIQSVGLFDLDRVHIFKSNWDPFDDSNNDHLYDNFISRKNVAKSIRAVIEPVIARNFGEQILDDLFSRYAKNVARHLLKEKTKYPVFVIALKTKM, encoded by the exons ATGGGGATGAAGGTAGAGCAAGTTCTTCACATGGTAGGAGGTGCTGGAGAGAGCAGCTACGCCACCAACTCCAGGGTTCAA GAGAAGGCAATATTTGAAGCAAAGCCCATGGTGGAGGAGGCCTTGAGAGAGGTCTATAAGACTGCCCTGCCTGAGAGCATGGTGGTGGCTGACTTGGGTTGCTCTTCTGGTCCTAACGCATTTCATGTGGTTCTCGAGGCCATCGATATCGTGGACGATCAGAGCCGACGGCTGGGACGGCCCCCGCCGGAGATCATGTTCTTCTTGAACGATCTCCCGGGGAATGACTTCAACAGTATTTTTCAGTCTTTGGAAGGATACGAGGAGAAATTAAAGGAAGAGAAGCGAGAGCGGATTCTACCGTTCTATGTTGCGGGAGTGCCTGGCTCTTTCTATGGGAGGCTGTTCCCCTCTCGAAGCGTTCATTTCTTCCACTCTTCCTTCTGTCTCATGTGGCTCTCTCGG GTTCCTCCAGGAGTTGAGAGTAACACTGGTGTTCCATTAAACAAGGAAAACATCTACATATCCGAGACAAGTCCACCTGCTGTGGTGGAATCATATCAAGAGCAATACCAGAGGGACTTCACGACATTTCTTGAGTCCCGTTTCCAAGAACTCGGTTTCGGAGGACGAATGGTCCTATCATTTTTGGGAAGGACTAGCAAATATGCACCAAGTGGAGAACTAAGCCAACTTTGGGGACTACTGGCTGAGGCACTCAATGCTATGGTCCTAGAG GGTATCTTGCAAAGGGAAAAGGTGGATGCCTTCAATTTGCCTTTTTACACACCTTCCATAGAGGAAGTGAAGGCAGTGATACAAAGCGTAGGATTATTTGATCTCGATCGAGTACATATATTCAAGTCCAACTGGGATCCGTTTGATGACTCTAATAATGATCACTTATATGATAATTTTATAAGCAGAAAAAATGTGGCAAAGTCTATAAGAGCAGTGATAGAACCCGTGATTGCACGTAACTTTGGGGAGCAAATACTTGATGATTTATTCTCCAGATATGCAAAGAATGTTGCAAGGCACCTCTTGAAGGAGAAGACCAAGTATCCTGTTTTTGTCATTGCTTTGAAGACAAAAATGTGA